Proteins co-encoded in one Kutzneria chonburiensis genomic window:
- a CDS encoding GGDEF domain-containing protein: protein MTNGLAVRDWSMWTLPRPALVYWIAVDLAALAVGGYVLAATAPPTLAELGRFGAVAGTGLVVVVITAIATQLSNETRRNPWALHICYLSAGLLVLPPNLTLLLLLGPALYGVLGPGPEAHRWLFTLAATTLSVFAARATVGWNQPSWDFGMLVLAGFVLLMTRAVLVAVGLRLRAPTAGADEVFGEPIDIVLGIVAASTGGLMAMAVLTDPIRALLAGPPMFLLERAAQLPQWRRSAQRDAKTGLSNAVHWDLRARDELAKANARQRPVAMMLLDLDHFKRVNDKVGHLAGDAALAAVARELRGTVRHGDVVGRFGGEEFVVLLPDTGPGVAESVAERVRHAISLLRVATTAADGHAHVLDGLTVSIGVSTSDRYGYDVSTLLVAADSALLSAKGYGRNLVAMA from the coding sequence GTGACGAACGGACTCGCTGTGCGCGACTGGTCGATGTGGACCCTGCCGAGGCCCGCGTTGGTCTACTGGATCGCAGTGGACCTCGCCGCGCTGGCCGTCGGCGGCTACGTACTGGCCGCGACCGCCCCGCCCACGCTGGCCGAGCTCGGCCGTTTCGGCGCGGTCGCCGGCACCGGCCTGGTGGTCGTGGTCATCACGGCCATCGCAACGCAGTTGTCCAACGAGACCCGCCGCAACCCCTGGGCGCTGCACATCTGCTACCTGTCGGCCGGCCTGCTGGTGTTGCCGCCCAACCTGACGCTGCTGCTCCTGCTCGGCCCCGCCCTCTACGGCGTGCTCGGTCCGGGCCCGGAGGCCCATCGCTGGCTGTTCACCCTGGCCGCCACCACGTTGTCGGTGTTCGCGGCGAGAGCCACCGTCGGCTGGAACCAGCCGAGCTGGGACTTCGGCATGCTGGTGCTGGCCGGTTTCGTGCTGCTGATGACGCGGGCCGTGCTGGTCGCGGTCGGCCTGCGGCTGCGGGCCCCGACGGCCGGCGCGGACGAGGTGTTCGGCGAGCCGATCGACATCGTGCTGGGCATCGTCGCGGCCAGCACCGGCGGGCTGATGGCGATGGCCGTGCTGACCGACCCGATCCGCGCGCTGCTGGCCGGTCCGCCGATGTTCCTGCTGGAGCGGGCCGCGCAGCTGCCGCAGTGGCGGCGCTCGGCCCAGCGTGACGCCAAGACCGGGCTGTCCAACGCCGTGCACTGGGACCTCCGAGCCCGTGACGAGCTGGCCAAGGCCAACGCGCGGCAGCGGCCGGTCGCGATGATGCTGCTGGATCTCGACCACTTCAAGCGGGTCAACGACAAGGTCGGGCACCTCGCCGGTGATGCCGCGCTGGCCGCCGTTGCCCGTGAGCTGCGGGGCACCGTGCGGCACGGCGACGTGGTCGGGCGGTTCGGCGGCGAGGAGTTCGTGGTGCTGCTGCCGGACACCGGTCCCGGCGTGGCCGAGTCGGTGGCCGAGCGGGTCCGGCACGCCATCTCGCTGCTGCGGGTGGCGACGACCGCGGCCGACGGCCACGCCCATGTGTTGGACGGCCTGACCGTCAGCATCGGAGTGTCCACTTCGGACCGTTACGGCTACGACGTGTCCACCCTGCTCGTCGCCGCCGACTCGGCCCTGTTGTCGGCCAAGGGCTACGGTCGCAACCTGGTCGCGATGGCCTAG
- the macS gene encoding MacS family sensor histidine kinase: MNRRPAIPGITPDDDPATPFWRGLIVLRIVTLVFALVSIWLYRGHFNVEWAAWVVAGVMTVWTGVLTFFYLSPPGRRPQLVIADLVLNTVLMLLSVPIVGPSPMQSGAQTITTLWSSGAPVGGAIYGGRYWGLLFGGITAVANILPRGYFNIYLAEDTVLLIGVSFVVGVASEATRNSAARVRQALRTEAATAERERLARSIHDGVLQVLARVRKRGLEVGGEAAEIAELAGEQEIALRSLIASGPLESTMDGDTDLRQWVQLLATPTISVAAPATPVLVPQVTAGELSAAAREALSNVDRHAGSAARAWVLLEDLGAEVVLSIRDDGVGIPDGRLAIAEAEGHLGVSQSIRGRIADLGGTVELTTAPGEGTEWEMHVPTGGAA, encoded by the coding sequence GTGAACCGCAGACCAGCCATTCCGGGGATCACTCCGGACGACGATCCGGCCACGCCGTTCTGGCGGGGCCTGATCGTGCTACGCATCGTGACCTTGGTCTTCGCCCTGGTCAGTATCTGGCTCTACCGGGGTCACTTCAATGTGGAGTGGGCGGCCTGGGTTGTCGCCGGCGTGATGACGGTGTGGACCGGAGTGCTCACGTTCTTCTACCTTTCGCCGCCCGGCCGCCGTCCGCAGCTGGTGATCGCCGACCTGGTGCTGAACACCGTGCTGATGCTGCTGTCGGTGCCGATCGTCGGCCCGTCGCCGATGCAGAGCGGCGCGCAGACGATCACCACCCTGTGGTCCAGCGGCGCCCCGGTCGGCGGCGCGATCTACGGCGGCCGGTACTGGGGTCTGTTGTTCGGCGGCATCACCGCCGTGGCCAACATCCTGCCGCGCGGCTATTTCAACATCTACCTCGCCGAGGACACCGTCCTGCTGATCGGCGTCAGCTTCGTGGTCGGCGTGGCGTCGGAGGCGACGCGTAACTCCGCGGCCCGGGTGCGGCAGGCGCTGCGCACCGAGGCCGCGACGGCGGAGCGCGAACGGCTGGCTCGGTCCATTCACGACGGCGTGCTCCAGGTGCTGGCCCGGGTGCGCAAGCGTGGACTCGAGGTCGGCGGCGAGGCGGCGGAGATCGCCGAACTGGCCGGCGAGCAGGAGATCGCGCTGCGGTCGCTGATCGCTTCCGGGCCGCTGGAGTCCACTATGGACGGCGACACGGACCTGCGGCAGTGGGTGCAACTGCTGGCCACTCCGACGATTTCCGTGGCCGCACCGGCCACGCCGGTGCTCGTGCCTCAGGTGACCGCGGGCGAGCTGAGCGCCGCCGCGCGGGAGGCGCTGTCCAATGTGGACCGCCATGCCGGGTCGGCCGCGCGGGCCTGGGTGCTGCTGGAGGACCTCGGCGCCGAGGTGGTGCTGAGCATCCGTGACGACGGTGTCGGCATTCCCGACGGCCGGCTGGCCATCGCCGAGGCCGAGGGCCACTTGGGCGTCTCGCAGTCGATCCGGGGACGGATCGCCGACCTGGGTGGCACCGTTGAGCTGACCACGGCGCCCGGCGAGGGCACCGAGTGGGAAATGCACGTGCCGACAGGGGGAGCAGCGTGA
- a CDS encoding response regulator has protein sequence MTVRVMVVDDHPMWRAGVARDLEERGFEVVATASDAPSAVRIAGTVRPDVVLMDLNLGAQTGVEATQQIVAARPETRVLVLSASGEHTDVLEAVKAGASGYLLKSASVEELVNAVNRTAEGAAVFTAGLAGLVLGEYRRMATEPAGREPAPELTGRETEVLRLVAKGLTSKQIATRLDISPRTVENHVQSTLRKLQLHNRVELARYAIEHGLDADHH, from the coding sequence GTGACCGTCCGGGTGATGGTGGTCGACGACCATCCGATGTGGCGGGCCGGCGTGGCCCGCGACCTCGAGGAACGGGGCTTCGAGGTGGTCGCCACGGCCAGCGACGCGCCGTCCGCCGTGCGCATCGCCGGCACCGTGCGGCCTGACGTCGTGCTGATGGACCTCAACCTCGGCGCGCAGACCGGCGTGGAGGCGACGCAGCAGATCGTCGCCGCCCGGCCGGAGACCCGAGTGCTGGTGCTGTCGGCGTCCGGCGAGCACACCGACGTGCTGGAGGCGGTGAAGGCCGGTGCCTCCGGCTACCTGCTGAAATCCGCCTCGGTCGAGGAGCTCGTCAACGCGGTCAATCGCACCGCGGAGGGTGCGGCCGTGTTCACCGCCGGGCTGGCCGGCCTGGTGCTGGGCGAGTACCGGCGGATGGCCACCGAGCCGGCCGGGCGCGAGCCCGCGCCGGAGCTGACCGGCCGGGAGACCGAGGTGCTGCGCCTGGTGGCCAAGGGGCTGACGTCCAAGCAGATCGCCACCCGCCTGGACATCTCGCCCCGCACCGTGGAGAACCACGTCCAGTCCACGCTGCGCAAGCTCCAGCTGCACAACCGGGTCGAGCTGGCCCGCTACGCCATCGAGCACGGCCTCGACGCGGACCACCACTGA
- the ptsP gene encoding phosphoenolpyruvate--protein phosphotransferase: MSSARLKGVGVSAGRASGPVVRVADPLPEPAATPAPADPAAEAARIKPAAEAVAARLNERAEAASGEAKAVLETTAMMAADPSLASQAEKLVTARSLPAARAVFEAAETFAAALAAAGGYMAERVKDIRDVRDRIVAELMGVEPPGVPTLTGPTVLIARDLAPADTAGLDPTKVLALVTEEGGPTSHTAILARSLGIPAVVATTGLLALGEIRGLIVDGDTGVVEVPAGQVQVLAAGAGKEFHWNGVGITFDGNRIKVLANVGSAADATAAATNGAEGVGLFRTEFCYLSATNEPSVAEQTAAYSAVLKPFAGKPVTVRTLDAGADKPLAFLAPEPEPNPALGVRGLRVAFTRTDVLDRQLEAIAAAAAETGALVQVMAPMVATAEEASWFAERVRAAGIAKAGVMIEVPAAALTAREIFDAVDFVSLGTNDLAQYTFAADRQVGAVAALNDPWQPALLRLIALVGKAAGEVGKPAGVCGEAAADPHLAAVLVGLGMTSLSMNAGALNRVGAGLAEVHFDQCQLAAKAALATHDPEHARLAARAALTPRRQH, translated from the coding sequence ATGTCGAGCGCGCGACTCAAGGGTGTCGGGGTGAGTGCGGGCCGGGCCTCCGGCCCGGTGGTACGGGTCGCGGACCCGCTGCCGGAGCCGGCGGCGACGCCCGCGCCGGCCGATCCGGCGGCCGAGGCGGCCCGGATCAAGCCGGCGGCCGAGGCGGTCGCGGCTCGGCTGAACGAACGGGCCGAGGCAGCGTCGGGCGAGGCCAAGGCGGTGCTGGAGACGACCGCGATGATGGCCGCCGACCCGTCGCTGGCCAGCCAGGCCGAGAAGCTCGTCACGGCCAGGTCGCTGCCAGCGGCCCGCGCCGTGTTCGAAGCGGCCGAGACCTTCGCGGCCGCGCTCGCCGCGGCCGGTGGCTACATGGCCGAGCGGGTCAAGGACATCCGGGACGTGCGCGACCGCATCGTCGCCGAGCTGATGGGCGTTGAGCCGCCCGGCGTGCCCACGCTGACCGGCCCGACCGTGCTGATCGCCCGCGACCTCGCGCCAGCCGACACCGCCGGCCTCGACCCGACCAAGGTGCTGGCGCTGGTCACGGAAGAGGGCGGTCCGACCAGCCACACCGCGATCCTGGCCCGCTCGCTGGGCATTCCGGCCGTGGTCGCCACCACCGGCCTGCTGGCGCTCGGCGAGATCCGCGGCCTGATCGTGGACGGCGACACCGGCGTGGTCGAGGTGCCGGCCGGCCAGGTCCAGGTGCTCGCGGCCGGCGCGGGCAAGGAATTCCACTGGAACGGCGTGGGCATCACCTTCGACGGCAACCGGATCAAGGTGCTGGCCAACGTGGGCTCGGCCGCCGACGCGACCGCCGCCGCGACCAACGGCGCCGAGGGCGTCGGCCTGTTCCGCACCGAGTTCTGCTACCTGTCGGCGACCAACGAGCCGAGTGTGGCCGAGCAGACCGCCGCCTACAGTGCGGTGCTCAAGCCGTTCGCCGGCAAGCCCGTCACGGTCCGCACGCTGGACGCCGGCGCGGACAAGCCGCTGGCCTTCCTCGCGCCGGAGCCGGAGCCCAACCCGGCGCTGGGCGTGCGCGGGCTGCGCGTCGCGTTCACCCGGACCGACGTGCTGGACCGGCAGCTCGAGGCGATCGCCGCCGCAGCCGCCGAGACCGGCGCGCTTGTGCAGGTGATGGCCCCGATGGTGGCCACCGCCGAGGAAGCGTCCTGGTTCGCCGAACGGGTTCGCGCGGCCGGCATCGCCAAGGCCGGCGTGATGATCGAGGTGCCGGCGGCCGCGCTGACCGCCCGCGAGATCTTCGACGCGGTGGACTTCGTCAGCCTCGGCACCAACGACCTGGCCCAGTACACCTTCGCCGCGGACCGGCAGGTCGGCGCGGTGGCCGCGCTCAACGACCCGTGGCAGCCGGCCCTGCTGCGGCTGATCGCCCTGGTCGGCAAGGCGGCCGGCGAGGTCGGCAAGCCGGCCGGCGTCTGCGGGGAGGCGGCCGCGGACCCGCATCTGGCGGCGGTGCTGGTCGGCCTGGGCATGACCAGCCTGTCCATGAACGCCGGCGCCCTCAACCGGGTCGGCGCGGGCCTGGCCGAGGTGCATTTCGACCAGTGCCAGCTGGCAGCCAAGGCAGCGCTGGCCACCCACGACCCCGAGCACGCTCGCCTGGCCGCCCGCGCCGCCCTGACCCCACGCCGCCAGCACTAA
- a CDS encoding ribokinase has translation MTVEVVVIGSANADVVVRVERRPGAGETVLGSDTVLAAGGKGANAAVAAAKQEAQVALLGALGDDQHGELLRGSMSGTGVRLDLVRTTDRPTGAAYITVTPDGENTIVVSPGANSAVDVEQVEGAREAIAGAKVLLASLEVPLEAIERAVALAHEAGTRAVLNLSPVAELSPQTLAALDPLVVNEHEAQWLLDGETDLRKLLDLGPRSAVVTLGSAGALVIERDGTTEVASPKVTAVDTTGAGDAFAGALVTQLAAGDDLVAAARRAVRVAAVSVTRPGAQASYPTRGEVDSTEGMV, from the coding sequence GTGACTGTTGAGGTGGTGGTGATCGGGTCGGCCAATGCCGACGTGGTGGTGCGGGTGGAGCGCCGGCCGGGAGCGGGCGAAACGGTGCTGGGTTCGGACACGGTGCTGGCGGCGGGCGGCAAAGGGGCCAACGCGGCGGTGGCGGCGGCGAAGCAGGAAGCGCAGGTCGCGCTGCTGGGGGCGCTGGGCGACGACCAACACGGGGAGCTGCTGCGAGGCTCGATGAGCGGAACCGGGGTGCGCCTGGACCTGGTCCGTACGACGGACAGGCCGACCGGGGCCGCCTACATCACGGTCACGCCGGACGGGGAGAACACGATCGTCGTCTCCCCCGGCGCGAACTCGGCGGTGGACGTCGAGCAGGTCGAAGGGGCACGGGAAGCGATCGCGGGGGCGAAGGTGTTGCTGGCCTCGCTGGAGGTGCCGCTGGAAGCGATCGAACGAGCGGTGGCGCTGGCCCACGAAGCCGGCACGAGGGCGGTGCTGAACCTGTCGCCGGTGGCCGAGCTGTCGCCGCAAACGCTTGCCGCGCTGGACCCGCTGGTGGTGAACGAGCATGAGGCGCAGTGGCTGCTGGACGGCGAGACGGACCTGCGCAAGCTGCTGGACCTTGGCCCGCGCTCGGCGGTGGTGACGCTGGGCAGTGCCGGGGCGCTGGTCATCGAGAGGGACGGGACGACGGAGGTGGCCTCGCCGAAGGTGACGGCGGTGGACACGACCGGCGCCGGCGACGCGTTCGCCGGGGCGCTGGTCACGCAGCTCGCGGCCGGGGACGACCTGGTCGCGGCGGCGCGAAGGGCGGTCCGGGTGGCGGCGGTGTCGGTGACGCGGCCGGGCGCGCAGGCGTCGTACCCGACCCGTGGTGAAGTGGATTCGACGGAGGGTATGGTCTAG
- a CDS encoding DUF2339 domain-containing protein codes for MTTSEPLARLAAELDFIGRRLQVVSQELQHAQLAAPAPAPMHQPMPAPMPVPMHQPMPVPPQMAPPPQAAWPQPQPTYVPPPPLPERLGREGAGSKLVAWIGGSVTLLGIVLLMVLAVQRGWLGPEPRVLVGGGLGLALIAGGLWVHRNPAGRSGAYALAATGIAVLYLDVAAATSLYDLMSQWAGLLVALVVAGGGLLLSARWNAQFIAVWVIIGCALCDPFLTHGFTPLLVSFLVVLQIGAMPVQLVRSWPSLALVAGVPPVLASLLTTSFTLRTGGEPLQTAGAALASTIVGVTIAVVITLRDQRDQSSPVILLATAPIAALVAGFALTRPEAAWLAAIVAALMLVVVLCDRWLTVPVTVTAAVLGSVAMVDATVNALSGPTQAITLLGESLVLALAADLARHRAALLASLLSGVFGLLWALSVVKPATLVVFLSGANMSVDGIATGLLMTGVAIAIPLVGYRLDVIGSPTSKAGPWIVAGVVMLYGAAATVLTTALLISPDRSGFVFGHTVITVSWTVAAIALLLRGIRSAALRAVGLVLVGASVLKLVLFDLAALDGLARVIAFLAAGLLLLLAGTRYARLVQHGGVITDESRGVTNQLPD; via the coding sequence ATGACCACCTCGGAACCACTGGCCCGGCTGGCCGCCGAGCTGGACTTCATCGGCCGGCGGCTCCAGGTCGTCAGCCAGGAGTTGCAGCACGCCCAGCTCGCCGCGCCGGCCCCAGCGCCGATGCACCAGCCGATGCCGGCACCCATGCCTGTGCCGATGCACCAGCCCATGCCTGTGCCGCCACAGATGGCCCCGCCGCCGCAGGCCGCATGGCCTCAGCCGCAGCCCACCTATGTTCCCCCGCCGCCGCTGCCCGAACGCCTCGGTCGTGAGGGCGCCGGCAGCAAGCTCGTGGCCTGGATCGGCGGCTCCGTCACGCTGCTGGGCATCGTGCTGCTCATGGTGCTGGCCGTGCAGCGCGGCTGGCTCGGACCGGAGCCGCGCGTGCTGGTCGGCGGCGGACTCGGCCTGGCCCTGATCGCCGGCGGCCTGTGGGTACACCGAAACCCGGCCGGCCGCAGCGGCGCGTATGCCCTGGCGGCGACCGGTATTGCCGTCCTCTACCTGGACGTCGCCGCCGCCACCTCGCTGTACGACCTGATGTCTCAGTGGGCCGGGCTGCTCGTCGCGCTGGTCGTCGCCGGCGGCGGACTGCTGCTGTCGGCTCGGTGGAACGCCCAGTTCATCGCCGTGTGGGTGATCATCGGCTGCGCGCTGTGCGACCCGTTCCTGACTCATGGCTTCACGCCGCTACTGGTGTCGTTCCTGGTCGTCCTCCAGATCGGCGCCATGCCCGTGCAGCTGGTGCGGAGCTGGCCGTCGCTGGCGCTGGTCGCCGGCGTGCCGCCGGTGCTGGCCAGCTTGTTGACCACGTCGTTCACCCTGCGTACCGGCGGCGAGCCGCTGCAGACCGCCGGGGCCGCCCTGGCGTCCACGATCGTCGGCGTCACCATCGCCGTGGTGATCACGTTGCGGGACCAGCGTGACCAGTCGTCGCCGGTGATCCTGCTGGCCACCGCCCCCATCGCCGCGCTGGTCGCCGGATTCGCGCTGACCCGGCCCGAGGCCGCGTGGCTGGCGGCGATCGTCGCGGCGCTGATGCTCGTGGTGGTGCTCTGCGACCGTTGGCTGACCGTGCCGGTCACCGTGACCGCCGCCGTGCTGGGGTCGGTCGCCATGGTCGACGCCACCGTGAATGCGCTCAGCGGCCCGACCCAGGCCATCACCCTTCTGGGTGAGTCTTTGGTGCTCGCCTTGGCCGCCGATCTCGCCCGGCACCGGGCCGCGCTGCTCGCCTCGCTGCTGAGCGGCGTGTTCGGCCTGCTCTGGGCCCTGTCCGTGGTGAAGCCGGCGACGCTGGTCGTCTTCCTGTCCGGCGCGAACATGTCCGTCGACGGCATCGCCACCGGCCTGCTCATGACCGGCGTCGCCATCGCGATTCCGCTGGTCGGATACCGGTTGGACGTCATCGGATCGCCGACAAGCAAGGCCGGGCCGTGGATCGTCGCCGGGGTGGTGATGCTCTACGGCGCCGCCGCGACCGTGCTGACCACCGCCCTGCTCATCTCGCCCGACCGCTCCGGGTTCGTGTTCGGACACACCGTCATCACGGTGTCGTGGACCGTGGCCGCCATCGCCCTGCTGCTGCGCGGAATCCGCTCCGCCGCCCTGCGCGCCGTCGGGTTGGTGCTGGTCGGGGCGTCCGTCCTGAAGCTCGTGCTGTTCGACCTGGCCGCGCTGGACGGACTGGCCCGGGTGATCGCCTTCCTCGCCGCCGGCCTGCTACTGCTACTGGCGGGCACGCGATACGCCCGTCTGGTTCAACATGGAGGAGTCATAACGGATGAGTCGCGAGGCGTAACAAATCAGCTGCCGGACTGA
- a CDS encoding cytochrome D1 domain-containing protein encodes MRLVTTTRCQRRLGARRLRALVAAGIALAMLTAGVVAEQPLQIRPAVSAAAVHALVAGENGELRIVDVAAGQVTAVVDTGAPVTGLTLSPDGRTAFVINGWAGTVAVVDLRTASIVKRIRVKAELDSAVVRPDGKRLYISGTANGQGVVLGFDTTTNSLAAVIQVGVTPTGIAITPDGSHLYVVNNQGASITVIDTRIATVTKTVPVDVLPQYVAVSPDGAFTYVSHTSRLANTNGSVTVVDNRTNQVVARIPVGVGACQLAVGGDRLYVINLQDGTVSVVDTSSRRIVQTLVLTAHGIAVSPRDHSVYFAGRRSVAVVDGGTGQLTATIDLASDKAAGVIAVAG; translated from the coding sequence ATGCGGCTTGTGACCACCACGCGCTGCCAGCGCCGCCTCGGCGCTCGGCGACTGCGAGCCTTGGTGGCGGCCGGAATCGCGCTGGCGATGCTGACCGCCGGGGTGGTCGCCGAGCAGCCCCTGCAGATCCGGCCCGCGGTCAGCGCCGCCGCCGTGCACGCGCTGGTCGCCGGCGAGAACGGTGAGCTGCGGATCGTCGACGTCGCCGCCGGTCAGGTCACCGCCGTCGTCGACACCGGCGCCCCGGTCACCGGCCTCACCCTCAGCCCCGACGGCCGCACGGCGTTTGTCATCAACGGCTGGGCCGGCACCGTCGCCGTCGTCGACCTCCGCACCGCGTCGATCGTCAAGCGCATTCGGGTCAAAGCCGAGCTCGACTCGGCCGTCGTCCGTCCCGACGGCAAGCGGCTCTACATCTCCGGCACCGCCAACGGTCAGGGCGTGGTGCTCGGTTTCGACACGACCACCAATTCGCTGGCCGCCGTCATCCAGGTCGGCGTCACCCCCACCGGCATCGCCATCACTCCCGACGGCTCGCACCTGTACGTGGTCAACAACCAGGGCGCCAGCATCACCGTGATCGACACCCGGATCGCCACCGTCACCAAGACCGTGCCCGTCGATGTGCTGCCCCAGTACGTCGCCGTCAGTCCCGACGGGGCGTTCACCTACGTCTCGCACACCAGCCGGCTGGCCAACACCAACGGTTCCGTCACCGTTGTCGACAACCGCACCAACCAGGTCGTCGCCCGCATCCCCGTCGGCGTCGGCGCTTGCCAGCTCGCCGTCGGCGGTGACCGGCTCTACGTCATCAACCTCCAGGACGGCACCGTGTCCGTTGTGGACACTTCCTCCCGGCGCATCGTGCAGACCCTCGTGCTCACCGCGCACGGCATCGCCGTGTCCCCTCGGGACCACAGCGTCTATTTCGCCGGTCGTCGTTCCGTCGCCGTTGTCGACGGCGGCACCGGTCAGCTCACGGCCACGATCGACCTCGCCAGCGACAAGGCCGCCGGCGTCATCGCCGTCGCCGGCTGA
- a CDS encoding glutaredoxin domain-containing protein gives MTTEVLVHVRPGCPFCDMLRANLKRSGLKYRELDIWQDPDAAAAVRAAANGNETVPTVNVGSTWMVNPSIHQVLAAVKAEAPELLPQQ, from the coding sequence GTGACCACTGAAGTGCTTGTGCACGTGCGGCCGGGGTGCCCGTTCTGCGACATGCTGCGCGCCAACCTGAAGCGGAGCGGGCTGAAGTACCGCGAGCTGGACATCTGGCAGGACCCGGATGCGGCGGCGGCGGTGCGGGCGGCGGCCAACGGGAACGAGACGGTGCCGACGGTGAACGTGGGCAGCACGTGGATGGTCAACCCGTCGATCCACCAGGTGCTGGCGGCCGTGAAGGCCGAGGCGCCGGAGTTGCTGCCGCAGCAGTGA
- a CDS encoding TetR/AcrR family transcriptional regulator, giving the protein MTETTRRDRPRADTEREIRQQARRLLVEQGREAVTLRAIARELGITAPALYRYYDSREDLLRRVIDDICGDLAAELTADLTRVDEHDAIGGVLAACRGFRRWALNHPQEFTLVFASPDDSAHCEVDEATGELMRRPKDQFGRIFLNMAGKLLATHRLLVPDEENVPDELRTDLVAFRSHLLSQIEQEGIQLPEEALNLSVVYTMLQFWVRLYGQVALEVFGRFPFAVSNAEPLFESMLTELFEDIGLTN; this is encoded by the coding sequence ATGACGGAGACCACGCGACGTGATCGGCCCCGGGCCGACACCGAGCGAGAGATCCGCCAGCAGGCGCGCAGGCTACTGGTGGAGCAGGGCCGCGAGGCCGTCACGCTGCGGGCGATCGCCCGCGAGCTGGGCATCACCGCGCCGGCGCTGTACCGGTACTACGACTCGCGCGAGGACCTGCTGCGCCGCGTGATCGACGACATCTGCGGCGACCTGGCCGCGGAGCTGACCGCCGACCTCACCCGGGTCGACGAGCACGACGCGATCGGCGGCGTGCTGGCGGCCTGCCGCGGCTTCCGCCGCTGGGCGCTCAACCACCCGCAGGAGTTCACGCTGGTCTTCGCCTCGCCCGACGACTCGGCCCACTGCGAGGTCGACGAGGCGACCGGCGAGCTGATGCGCCGGCCCAAGGACCAGTTCGGCCGGATCTTCCTGAACATGGCCGGCAAGCTGCTGGCCACGCACAGGCTGCTGGTGCCGGACGAGGAGAACGTCCCCGACGAGCTGCGCACCGACCTGGTCGCCTTCCGCAGCCACCTGCTCTCCCAGATCGAGCAGGAGGGCATCCAGCTGCCGGAGGAGGCCCTCAACCTCTCCGTGGTCTACACCATGCTGCAGTTCTGGGTCCGCCTGTACGGCCAGGTGGCGCTGGAGGTCTTCGGCCGCTTCCCGTTCGCGGTGTCCAACGCGGAGCCGCTGTTCGAGTCCATGCTCACGGAGCTGTTCGAGGACATCGGCCTGACCAACTGA